A region from the Poecilia reticulata strain Guanapo linkage group LG12, Guppy_female_1.0+MT, whole genome shotgun sequence genome encodes:
- the sh3glb2b gene encoding endophilin-B2b, producing MDFNVKKLASDAGVFFTRAVQFTEEKLGQAEKTELDPHLENLLAKADSTKNWTEKILRQTEVLLQPNPSARIEEFIYDKLDRKLPSRTTNAELLGQFMLDAAKEFGADTPYGTTLITVGEYQRKLGGAEREFLHTAAITFLSPLRNFLEGDWRTISVTRLLLEGISSTHVVCVCVCLCLNVTPLTPQAELELRVAQTEFDRQAEVTRLLLEGISSTHLNHLRCLQDFAEAQATYFAQCHHYMQDLQRELHRCANSAVGPPPDPGAGPDPVPTAFPSGRLSPGASGSRKAKVLYDYDAHDASELSLLADEVITVYTVPGMDPDWLVGERGNDKGKVPVTYLELLS from the exons ATGGACTTCAACGTGAAGAAGCTGGCCTCCGATGCGGGGGTGTTCTTCACCCGGGCCGTGCAG TTCACAGAGGAGAAACTGGGCCAGGCTGAGAAGACCGAACTGGACCCTCACCTGGAGAACCTGCTGGCCAAAGCCGACTCCACCAAGAACTGGACCGAGAAGATCCTGAGGCAGACggaggttctgctgcagccCAACCCAA GCGCTCGGATCGAGGAGTTCATCTACGACAAGCTGGACCGGAAGCTCCCGTCCAGAACCACCAACGCCGAACTGCTGGGCCAGTTCATGCTGGACGCCGCCAAGGAGTTCGGAGCCGACACTCCGTACG GTACCACCCTCATCACGGTGGGGGAGTACCAGAGGAAGCTGGGCGGAGCCGAGCGGGAGTTCCTCCACACGGCCGCCATCACCTTCCTGTCGCCGCTGCGTAACTTCCTGGAGGGAGACTGGAGGACCATCTCT GTGACccggctgctgctggaggggATCAGCAGCACacatgttgtgtgtgtgtgtgtgtgtctgtgtctcaaTGTgacccccctcaccccccagGCGGAGCTGGAGCTGCGTGTGGCCCAGACGGAGTTCGACCGGCAGGCGGAGGTGACccggctgctgctggaggggATCAGCAGCACACAT ctgaACCACCTCAGGTGTCTGCAGGACTTTGCGGAGGCTCAGGCCACGTACTTCGCTCAGTGTCATCACTACATGCAGGACCTGCAGAGGGAGCTGCACAG atgtGCGAACTCGGCCGTCGGCCCCCCGCCTGACCCCGGCGCCGGACCCGATCCGGTTCCGACCGCCTTCCCGTCCGGCCGCCTGTCTCCCGGCGCCTCGGGCTCCAGGAAGGCCAAGGTTCTGTACGACTACGACGCTCACGACGCCAGCGAACTGTCCCTGCTGGCCGACGAG GTCATCACCGTCTACACGGTACCAGGAATGGATCCTGATTGGCTGGTGGGAGAGCGGGGCAACGACAAGGGCAAAGTGCCTGTGACCTACCTGGAGCTGCTAAGCTAA
- the LOC103474111 gene encoding uncharacterized protein LOC103474111 isoform X1 translates to MPGGEGRRLVAPQAGPEVRGRPFRRRLQVQGHAGASGEVGPAGGTSRLRRRPTQFAVFVQDFSLETFGGPVFAALRASLGITEDEYLQSLCSESCYLQFISNSKSKADFFLTNDKRFFLKTQNKREIKFLLSNLKIYVEHLRKFPHSLLVKFLGVHRIRIPPGRKKYFIVMQSVFYPDERISARYDIKGCQVSRWTDPAPDGSQIIVVLKDLNFEGQFITLGEEEEQGGRCSAPPAGHAENRFYPPEPTQSSLKRPAGFRAAALLAPPAGGDRHRLPGAAQRPGLQPPAGPAAAAPRRAEPEPVLRLAHRQNQEVREPRVQSDPRRSPGSGSGRRRRRTVAGTGLGLDVVAGPRRLDPDESAGRRSRRRPARRPGLPGPEPAAAAEPEEPAARHRRAAAAILHRHHRRFHRLRPEEAAGASVEAPEASWPLLLHRQPAGVRRPAAAVGGEPQRVGPGPEPLDRSHWTGTTGLDRGHSE, encoded by the exons GACGACCTTTCAGACGACGACTTCAGGTCCAAGGTCACGCAGGTGCATCAGGTGAGGTCGGGCCGGCCGGCGGAACCTCGCGGCTCCGCAGGCGTCCCACACAGTTTGCCGTCTTTGTCCAGGACTTCTCCCTGGAGACGTTCGGCGGCCCGGTGTTCGCCGCTCTGCGCGCGTCGCTGGGGATCACGGAGGACGAGTATCTGCAGTCTCTGTGCTCGGAAAGCTGCTACCTGCAGTTCATCAGCAACTCCAAGAGCAAAGCCGACTTCTTCCTGAC AAATGATAAACGGTTTTTCCTGAAGACTCAAAACAAACGAGAGATTAAATTCCTTCTGTCCAACCTGAAGATTTACGTGGAGCATCTGAGGAAGTTCCCACACTCACTGCTGGTCAAGTTCTTAG gAGTCCACCGGATCCGGATCCCGCCCGGTCGGAAG AAATATTTCATCGTGATGCAGAGCGTCTTTTATCCGGACGAACGCATCAGCGCCCG GTACGACATCAAGGGCTGCCAGGTGAGCCGGTGGACGGACCCGGCGCCGGACGGCAGCCAGATCATCGTGGTTCTGAAGGACCTGAACTTCGAAGGCCAGTTCATCACGCtgggtgaggaggaggagcaagGAGGAAGGTGCAGCGCGCCCCCTGCTGGGCACGCAGAGAACCGCTTCTATCCTCCAGAACCGACCCAGTCCAGTCTGAAAAGACCTGCTGGGTTCAG agCGGCAGCGCTCCTGGCTCctccagcaggtggagatcgACACCGGCTTCCTGGAGCGGCTCAACGTCCTGGACTACAGCCTCCTGCTGGCCCAGCAGCCGCTGCACCACGACGagcggaaccagaacctgtccTTCGCCTCGCTCATCGTCAGAACCAAGAG GTCCGTGAACCCCGGGTCCAGTCCGATCCACGCCGGAGTCCCGGGAGCGGTTCCGGACGACGACGACGCCGGACCGTCGCCGGAACCGGACTCGGGCTTGACGTCGTCGCAGGACCGAGACGACTCGACCCGGACGAGTCCGCGGGCCGCCGGAGCCGGCGCCGACCCGCCCGACGTCCCGGACTTCCGGGCCCAGAACCGGCGGCTGCTGCCGAACCTGAAGAACCCGCTGCACGTCATCGACGGGCCGCAGCAGCGATACTTCATCGGCATCATCGACGTTTTCACCGCCTACGGCCTGAAGAAGCGGCTGGAGCATCTGTGGAAGCGCCTGAGGCATCATGGCCGCTCCTTCTCCACCGTCAGCCCGCAGGAGTACGGCGGCCGGCTGCGGCGGTGGGTGGAGAGCCACAGCGAGTAGGACCTGGACCGGAACCGCTGGACCGGAGCCACTGGACCGGAACCACTGGACTGGACCGGGGCCACAGCGAGTAG
- the LOC103474111 gene encoding phosphatidylinositol 4-phosphate 5-kinase-like protein 1 isoform X2, with protein sequence MPGGEGRRLVAPQAGPEVRGRPFRRRLQVQGHAGASGEVGPAGGTSRLRRRPTQFAVFVQDFSLETFGGPVFAALRASLGITEDEYLQSLCSESCYLQFISNSKSKADFFLTNDKRFFLKTQNKREIKFLLSNLKIYVEHLRKFPHSLLVKFLGVHRIRIPPGRKKYFIVMQSVFYPDERISARYDIKGCQVSRWTDPAPDGSQIIVVLKDLNFEGQFITLERQRSWLLQQVEIDTGFLERLNVLDYSLLLAQQPLHHDERNQNLSFASLIVRTKRSVNPGSSPIHAGVPGAVPDDDDAGPSPEPDSGLTSSQDRDDSTRTSPRAAGAGADPPDVPDFRAQNRRLLPNLKNPLHVIDGPQQRYFIGIIDVFTAYGLKKRLEHLWKRLRHHGRSFSTVSPQEYGGRLRRWVESHSE encoded by the exons GACGACCTTTCAGACGACGACTTCAGGTCCAAGGTCACGCAGGTGCATCAGGTGAGGTCGGGCCGGCCGGCGGAACCTCGCGGCTCCGCAGGCGTCCCACACAGTTTGCCGTCTTTGTCCAGGACTTCTCCCTGGAGACGTTCGGCGGCCCGGTGTTCGCCGCTCTGCGCGCGTCGCTGGGGATCACGGAGGACGAGTATCTGCAGTCTCTGTGCTCGGAAAGCTGCTACCTGCAGTTCATCAGCAACTCCAAGAGCAAAGCCGACTTCTTCCTGAC AAATGATAAACGGTTTTTCCTGAAGACTCAAAACAAACGAGAGATTAAATTCCTTCTGTCCAACCTGAAGATTTACGTGGAGCATCTGAGGAAGTTCCCACACTCACTGCTGGTCAAGTTCTTAG gAGTCCACCGGATCCGGATCCCGCCCGGTCGGAAG AAATATTTCATCGTGATGCAGAGCGTCTTTTATCCGGACGAACGCATCAGCGCCCG GTACGACATCAAGGGCTGCCAGGTGAGCCGGTGGACGGACCCGGCGCCGGACGGCAGCCAGATCATCGTGGTTCTGAAGGACCTGAACTTCGAAGGCCAGTTCATCACGCtgg agCGGCAGCGCTCCTGGCTCctccagcaggtggagatcgACACCGGCTTCCTGGAGCGGCTCAACGTCCTGGACTACAGCCTCCTGCTGGCCCAGCAGCCGCTGCACCACGACGagcggaaccagaacctgtccTTCGCCTCGCTCATCGTCAGAACCAAGAG GTCCGTGAACCCCGGGTCCAGTCCGATCCACGCCGGAGTCCCGGGAGCGGTTCCGGACGACGACGACGCCGGACCGTCGCCGGAACCGGACTCGGGCTTGACGTCGTCGCAGGACCGAGACGACTCGACCCGGACGAGTCCGCGGGCCGCCGGAGCCGGCGCCGACCCGCCCGACGTCCCGGACTTCCGGGCCCAGAACCGGCGGCTGCTGCCGAACCTGAAGAACCCGCTGCACGTCATCGACGGGCCGCAGCAGCGATACTTCATCGGCATCATCGACGTTTTCACCGCCTACGGCCTGAAGAAGCGGCTGGAGCATCTGTGGAAGCGCCTGAGGCATCATGGCCGCTCCTTCTCCACCGTCAGCCCGCAGGAGTACGGCGGCCGGCTGCGGCGGTGGGTGGAGAGCCACAGCGAGTAG